From the Cucumis sativus cultivar 9930 chromosome 5, Cucumber_9930_V3, whole genome shotgun sequence genome, the window CCGGCCACACCAAGTTGCTTGTCACAGATCTCGCTGCCACTGTACAACAAGTTCCCTCAAGGTACGTCCGCCCAATCTCTGACCGTCCAAACTCCTCCGATGTCAGACCATCCAACACCTATTCTTTCTCTGTCATTGACCTTCACGCCCTCGACGGCCCCTCTCGCCCCGATGTCATTTACCAAATTCGCCGTGCTTGTGAACGCGACGGTTTCTTTCTGGTaatcatttctttaaattcgATTACatgtgtatttttatttttgtttttgtttttttgtagtCTTCagtttatttaaatttctaagTGAAGAATATTAACATTTAACTAACAAAATAGTTACTTAGAATTAGATGCATGCATGCatatgattttcaaatgagATGatctttgatttaatttttaagttgttAATTGCTTAATAAAGTTTAAGAGGTTAATTCATAAAGTTGTAGTAAATGTGATGGAAGATATTATAAGTTGATAAACTTACAGAAGCCTAAGTTAAAACtgatataataattttttaagtttaaggtttaaattaatatattttactataaattttgaactcCATTTCAattatacttattttttatgttcCAAAAATACATCTTTTAATAGTAGAAATTGACTGTGGAGATTTGAATAACACATGTGCAAATGTCAGTTGACACTTTTGTTTacaaaagaaatgtatttattGGTAAAAGAAGACTAAAACATGGATGCAGATAAAAAGTCAACAGCATAGTTCacttaaaataaactttctgtgtaaacatttattataaGTTGAATTCTTTGCAACAAATTTCAAGATTCAAACGttgatcaattttttctttttgaagttCGAACTTTGAAAAGTTCGAAAGATTTGGataatttaaactacaaatttcTTACTCGGAAATATATGTGTAGGTTAGTTGAGATTATAAATCAAACTTtacttctaaatttattatatataatttaaccaaataatAAACGTGGGCACAAAAAAGTTTGTGTAGTATTATATTAAAGGAGTGGGGCTTGGTGTGACAGGTGAAAAACCATGGAGTGCCGGAGGAAATGATCAATGGAGTGATGCGTATAACGAGGGAGTTTTTCCGGTTGCCAGAAAGTGAGAGACTAAAGAGCTATTCCGATGACCCGACGAAGAAGACGAGGTTGTCCACGAGTTTCAATGTGAAGACAGAGAAGGTGGCAAATTGGAGAGATTTCTTGAGACTTCATTGTTACCCTCTTCATCTTTATGTCGATGAATGGCCCTCCAACCCTCCTTCCTTCAGGTGTGACACCTTTGtcgtttaaaaatatttcttaattttaaaaagagaaaaaaatgcattttcgttatctttgttcttttgaCCCTACGTAACATTGGGAGTGGAGTGATTGAATGAGAGTcgagtaaaagaaaataaagctactgaattgtttttatatgATATCATATTGACCTTATTACTTGTGAATGTTTGTAGAAAAGAAGTGGCTGAGTATTGTACTACTATGAGGCAATTGACCTTAAAGCTGCTAGAGGCCATTTCTGAGAGCTTGGGGCTGCCAAAGGACTCAATAGCAAACTCAATTGGAAGTCATGGCCAACATATGGCCTTGAACTACTATCCTCCATGTCCACAGCCAGATCTCACTTATGGCTTGCCATGCCACACTGACCCCAACCTCATCACTCTTCTCCTCCAAGACCAAGTCCCCGGCCTCCAAGTCCACCGCGACGGTGCTTGGGTCGCCCTCAACCCTATCCCTAACACCTTCATCATCAACATCGGTGACCAGATGCAGGTATATTAGTTTCCTAAGCATAGATTTGAGTATTGTACTGACTTAAATGATTTCTTATAtgtattcaaaatattttctcaaaaatcatgtatgtatattttttttctcgatAATTTATCCCTCCACCCAACCTTTTCCCCTCTTCATATCCACAACCACCTGTTGGTGCCGTTCATTATCATGAATATGATACATAAGTTTAGAGGCTAAATCAGAACGTTTTTTTTGGTGGTAGGTGCTGAGTAATGATAGATACAAGAGTGTACTTCATCGGGCTGTTGTGAACAATTCAACAGAGCGAATTTCGATACCGACGTTTTACTGTCCGTCGCCAGAGGCAATGATCGGGCCAGCAAAGGAGCTGATCCACGACGAACATCGACCTGCTTTTAGAAACTTTACTTATTCTGAATACTACCAGACTTTTTGGAGTGGAGAACTTGATACTCGAAGatgtttagatttgtttaGGATTTAATGATTTATATCGTCCAATTAATTAGAGTACTTGggttatttcaaattttcaaaattgatttccTCCATTAAAGAGTACTCGAAGAATGTACCAAAGTCATCAAGTTTAGAGTTAAAAAGTCTTTTGTTTGGAGTGGAAAAGTAGTAAGATAGATCAATTATTCACTAAATGTGATGACTTCAATGGTAAACACCATTGAAGtattaaagttttgaattatttaacaTCACTGTACCTTGTACGTTATGAAGTCTATAAGCCAAATATTGTTTAGTAATTTTGTACGTTGTTATGTTCACCACATTtcaatatgtaatttttatcattttcatattattaaaattagttcTTAAAAGCATATGTTATAAAgcaaatttttcaaaaattaatcatagagaaattttgaaccttctaaaatgattttaatcaTGGCAAAATTACtcttaaacataaatttaatatataaaaatcttaaattatttaattaatcagtatgtTTCTATtcataaaaagagaaatactttcttaaatttattataatgtaatatgattatgttattttttaaaaaaaaataaaaaaatatgacaaactatttacactccatacaacaaaattacaaaaaagacaaaatttattacttgatttgattttttttttttgtcaaatattatatttttttatcatttttctttaatttaaatatatcatcATTTATATCagctaattttatttagaggAATTGTcatagtaaaaaaaagtaaaaatagagagaaagaaaagagaaaaaagctaaactttttaaaaggaaatagaaAACTCATTGCCATAGGAGACCAAACAATAAACATTAGGTTGTAGCCTAAACAATCTTGAAGACCACAAATGTTcatatttgttgaaagaatTGTTCAACTAAGATCTTAAAAAGCACAATGAACAACCGTGAAGAACTCAAACTTCCCAACGCTCGTAACATTGAATACGTACTGGAAAGCTCATACGTCTCTTTGGCTAGCATATCATGCTTATCGACTGCAGTTGAACTTAGGAACGATACTACTCTACCTAACTCAGATGTTAACCTACAAGCAAATCTCACACCTCAGTACCACAATAAGCTTTAAATCtgatttttaacctttttcaGTCCACTTTAGGAAATTCCATTAACGATTCTTTAAGCTATCACGTTAACTTTTCATCTAGTGGATGACTCCTGGGAAGATTCGGTAAATTTTTTCAAGGAAacccaaatgaaaaatagacaatttcttcttttctatcGAATCAGTTATCggacctttttcttttaggaaatTTGGAATGTCAAATTACTTCAAACGGTGATGCATCCTTTCCTTGGAATAGCATCACTCATTTTCAGCCTGACGCTTTTCACTAACTCGTTTACAGACGTATTTGGGCAGGAAAATCATGTGaatgaaatggaaataaaatgaaaaagatcgATGGAGACAACTTGGTTTGTTAGAAAGTAGTGACAGCTGAGAAGTAACATCTTGCACAACGCTCGAAATGGGATGCtcgaagaaaaaagttaagtGAGGTCAAGCATAAGAACCATATAGAAGTAGGAAGCTTGATTGTGGATTtgtaaatctttttaaaagtaagatACCTCGAATAGATTAAAGCATACAAAAAAAGGTGAAAGAATAGAGGAATTGATCCCAAATGACTACACAAGCGCCTTCGTTTTAGGTTCAAGGACAGGAGGGTCAATCTCAATTCCCATATTGGCTGCTGTACCTGCTATGATTCTCATTGCAGATTCAATGGTTGTGCAATTCAAATCTGGTAACTTTTCTGCAGCAATCGTACGCAACTGTTCAATGGTTATCTTTCCCACTTTTTC encodes:
- the LOC101209949 gene encoding protein DMR6-LIKE OXYGENASE 2: MSASGHTKLLVTDLAATVQQVPSRYVRPISDRPNSSDVRPSNTYSFSVIDLHALDGPSRPDVIYQIRRACERDGFFLVKNHGVPEEMINGVMRITREFFRLPESERLKSYSDDPTKKTRLSTSFNVKTEKVANWRDFLRLHCYPLHLYVDEWPSNPPSFRKEVAEYCTTMRQLTLKLLEAISESLGLPKDSIANSIGSHGQHMALNYYPPCPQPDLTYGLPCHTDPNLITLLLQDQVPGLQVHRDGAWVALNPIPNTFIINIGDQMQVLSNDRYKSVLHRAVVNNSTERISIPTFYCPSPEAMIGPAKELIHDEHRPAFRNFTYSEYYQTFWSGELDTRRCLDLFRI